Genomic segment of Arachis hypogaea cultivar Tifrunner chromosome 16, arahy.Tifrunner.gnm2.J5K5, whole genome shotgun sequence:
CCGGCATTGCAAGCCCCTCGTCAGTATTGATGGTACCCACTTGTATGGGAAGTATGGAGGGACGCTGCTGTTGGCGATAGCTCAGGACGGGAACTCGAACATCCTCCCGATAGCatttgcccttgtggagggcgaAAATGCAGAGTCGTGGTCATTCTTCTTGTCCAATCTCCGAGAGCATGTGACTCCTCAGGAGGGTATTCTTGTTATCTCTGACAAGCATAATGGGATCAAGGCAGCGCTTGAGGCACCTGAGACTGGGTGGCTGCCTCCTCGGGCTTTCCGGGCCTACTGTATTCGGCATGTGGCTGCGAATTTCGCCCTAACGTTCAAAGGTAAGGACTCAAGGAGGATGTTGGTGAATGCTGCGTACGCAAAGACTGAGGCTGAGTTTTACTACTGGTTTGACATCATGCGGACTGAGAATCCAGCAATGTGTGACTGGGCCAACCGGATGGAGTATGACAAATGGACCCAACATGAGGATGCTGGTCGACGGTTCGGGCACATGACCACAAACATCAGTCAATGTGTGAACTCCGTGCTAAAGGGGACTCGCAACCTGCCGGTCACATCGTTGGTTAAGTCAATCTACGGGAGGCTTGCTCAGCTCTTTGTGCTACGGGGACAGACAGCAGAGGCACAACTCGGATCTGGGCATGAATTCTGTCAGGCATTGGTCAAGGCTATTGATCGGAACCTAAGAGACTCTAGGTGCTTCGCTGTGACATTATACGACAGGCATCAGTCCGAGTACACCGTCGCGGAGACAACACCAATCGGGAGCTTCTCGCTGGGTAGCTATAGAGTTTCCCTTAAAGATCACCGATGCGACTGTGGCCACTTTCAGGCGCTGCATTATCCTTGTTGCCACGCCATTGCGTGTTGCGCCTACTCCCGACTTAACTGGGCGTCATATGTTCACGAGGTGTATCGTATGAGTGAGGTGTTCAACGTTTACAAGCAGGGGTTTCTCCCACCTATCCCTGAAGGACTATGGCCTCCATATGCTGGGCCTACCATCATTCCTGACCCCAATATGCGGCGTGCAAAGGAAGGTCGTCCAAAGGCCACCAGGATCCGTGGAAGTATGGATCAGTCTCAGTCGAACCAGCCGAAGCATTGTGGGTTATGCCGTCAGCCTGGGCATACGCAGAGGAACTGTCACCAGCGAAGACAAAGTGGTGGAGGGGATGCGTAGATCTCATGTCGTGTAAAATGCCGTCTATGCTGTTTTAGTTGTTTCAGGGTCTAGATAATCTTAGTAACGTATGGTTGGTTAAGTCTGTGACTGTCAACATGTTTCTTTAATGCAAAAATTTCTGATGAATAAATTCCTGCTATTTTACCTGTTTGATTAAACCACTTTGGTATCGTTCATATTGTGCATTATAAAATAAACCGTAGAACTACATATAAAAGAAGCTGAAACCGGTTAAACTGCTTggtcaaaagaaaattaacatttAACATAAGTCTGAAAGCCATAAGTACATACTAGCATGCTAAATACATGAACTAACAAAGGTCCTACCGGACGGGAACATATAACAAAACTAATCAGAATCCTCAATGGTGTCACTGTCATCATCGTCGAACTGGCCAAGCAGGTGACCTCCGGTGCCACACAAAGGAGGACGCCTCACCCGCCTCGGTCTGCCGCTGCTGCTGAGGGCTGTGCGGGAACCACGCTGAAAGCAGAGGCAGGTGTCCCTCCTAACGCAAACCATGGGTCAGACGGAGATACTGCAGGCTCGTTGAGGTCAACTGGCAACTGAGCCTGAACATCGTCACTCGGTGGCTGCTGATCAGCAAACTGGGCATGCTCCTCAGGCATCTATGGCCTATAATGGGTATCATCATCATCCCTAAGCATGTCTGCTATGTCCCTGTAGAACTCGGACTCAGTAACAGGATCATCAATGTCCATCCCGACAGCCGCGGTAGTAAACTCAGCGAAAGCATGTGGGGTCACGTTCCCAAACAGCTGAGAGCTAGTACCCACGTCGAACGTCGGCTGATCCATAGCTGATGCTGATCCAACTACCTCCTCAACGGGCACGTGATGAGTGCCGTCACCCTGCTCGGATGGTCCTCCGTCACGCGCACCTCGACGGTTAGGCCGCGCAGGTGGCCGTCTGCCTCTACGTCGAGGAACACGGTAGTCCACTGCATCCCCAGGCTCAGCTGCAGGAATGTCCTCCTCCAAACGGTCGGCAAACTCCCTCCACTCGCGATCGGTGGTCCGGGTCCCTACACGGCGACGCCGATCGACTCGTCTGTTATCTGGTCTGTCATAAACGTGCTCTCTAGGAGGTGCCTGGGACGACCCTCTGTGACGCGCCTCCTCAGTCAAGACAATCGGCCTCGGATCCTGAAATGCTACATCTGGGGATAGGAACCTGTGCGCCACATGGCACCACCACTCCAGGTACTCTGCTGTTGGTCCGGGGTCGAGGACTCGATCGACCCATATGACTGACTGAAGCCTGTTCTCCCAATGCTGGTGCCACTCCTGATAATACGTGGGAAACCACCGGTCCCCACCCCTACCATCCTTCGCATGTAGCCAATCTATGTTCAGAGCTGGCTGTGGGAGATGCTGAACACCGCCGAACTGGGGTAGAACCCTATCGACCTGGTGCCACTCGATCGCAGAAAAATATATCAGGCTAGTGACGGCCGTCCATAGCCTTCGGTGCTCGTCAGCTAGTATCTCCGGATGAATAACAGCAGGAACATCAACAGAAGAATAAGGCTCCCACACAAACTGTATCGAAACAGTAAGAGTTTCATGAGACAATGACATTTAAGAAAAACTAGTTCTAGTATCAGCAATAAATAAATGACTCACATCGTGGACACGCAGTCGATCCAGTGCAAGGCGTGCGGAAACTAATCTCTGTGCCCCTACATCGTTCCTCGGCACAAACTCAGCCCACCTACAATTTTAATTGAAATGATGTCAAAACAAAGAATAACAGATGCTGTTTTTACAATTTATGAACGGAAAATACTAAACCCTACCTGGAAGCAAGAGGAAACCCGAACCGGTCAAAACCAGTGGGCCTGAGAGTGGGAAACCTCCAGAAAATCTAAGACTGTAATAGCTGTAGCGGCCCAACCAAGTTAACGACGTTCCTGTTTGTACCACGACAAAGACACCTATACAACCAGGCCAGTGCAGCCGAGCCCCAGCTATATCTGCCCAAGTCGTCCAATGATGCCAAATAAGGCAACCAGCGAAGGTGGACCCGGTTTGCGTTCTTGTCCGCAAACAGCTGAGACGACAACAGCATCAGGATATAAGCACGTGCGTATACACGCACGGTCTCATCAGTAGCATCTGCAGGGAGAACCCGGAACCTCTCGTGGAACCATGTGTAGCACACTGTCATCTGCTTGAGTTTACTCTGTGGAGGTAACTCCCCGAACAACTCCCGGAACCACACCCATGCTGGTCTACCGTGTTCCATCAGATTCTCAAACTCAGTCAAGCACCCACTAACGGACGCACCATCAATCGGCAAACCCAGCTGATACGCGACATCCTGTAAAGTAATGGTGCACTCACCAAACGACATGTGGAACGTGTGCATCTCCGGACGCCACCGCTCAATAAATGCGCTAAGGAGAGACTCATCAACCCAGAACCACTGACTGTTTAGCCTAGCCAGATGATACAAGCCCGCAGTCTCCAGATACGGTATAATCCGGTCATGTAAGGGCATATTCTGCTGCCTCCTAACGGCGCTAATAACC
This window contains:
- the LOC112757623 gene encoding uncharacterized protein; protein product: MSLSDLKNSILEKLGVLGSKWVKKLFYKIPMAVVSTDVHFETFAVKADEDIRVLFYCVRSFPEIRIHELFAKLEVGVDSSGASAPVPSPTAAGGASSSMPANAAVIEPPHVVGTGGGLVPYIEDFGGPDQVENAMRDDESDQEPVDIEDGGNTVGGSSTEFQIGQSFQSKDEAVLCVKDYSIRRGAEYRVIESDHLKYHGKCKEFGKGCSWLIRIALRARKGTWEVRRYNGPHTCLATSISSDHRQLDYHVICSRILPMVRADAAVTVKVLQQATEADYGFRTSYRKVWMAKQKAVAQIYGDWEESYAELPRWMLGVQATMPGTITVLKTSPVRIGGGVDESTVYFHRLFWTFPPCIEAFRHCKPLVSIDGTHLYGKYGGTLLLAIAQDGNSNILPIAFALVEGENAESWSFFLSNLREHVTPQEGILVISDKHNGIKAALEAPETGWLPPRAFRAYCIRHVAANFALTFKGKDSRRMLVNAAYAKTEAEFYYWFDIMRTENPAMCDWANRMEYDKWTQHEDAGRRFGHMTTNISQCVNSVLKGTRNLPVTSLVKSIYGRLAQLFVLRGQTAEAQLGSGHEFCQALVKAIDRNLRDSRCFAVTLYDRHQSEYTVAETTPIGSFSLGSYRVSLKDHRCDCGHFQALHYPCCHAIACCAYSRLNWASYVHEVYRMSEVFNVYKQGFLPPIPEGLWPPYAGPTIIPDPNMRRAKEGRPKATRIRGSMDQSQSNQPKHCGLCRQPGHTQRNCHQRRQSGGGDA